One window of Gemmatimonadaceae bacterium genomic DNA carries:
- a CDS encoding efflux RND transporter permease subunit: MRFSRFFIDRPIFAIVLSLVILASGLLAIRGLPVSEYPEVTPPTISVRAVYPGANPTVLAQTVGTPLEDAINGVEHMLYMSSSATADGVLNLTVTFEIGTPVDLAQVQVQNRVSQALARLPEEVRALGVVTEKRSPDITMVVHLTSPEGRYDPVYLRNYALLNVRNELARIPGAGQVIVFGAGDYAMRVWLDPNKVAAHDLSASDVVQAIREQNLQVAAGVVGAPPMPTPVAYQLTVRAQGRLVDETEFGNIIIKTGASGEVTRLRDVARIELGAGDFGLRALLDNKNAVAIVVFQAPGSNALALSSAIRAKMSELKTRFPQGVDWSAVYDPTIFVRDSIREVIQTLLEATLMVVIVVVLFLQTWRASIIPLAAVPISIVGTFAVMLAAGFSINTLSLFGLVLAIGIVVDDAIVVVENVERHIEEGLSPLEASHRAMEEVSGPIIAIALVLCAVFVPVAFISGLTGQFYRQFALTIAFSTLISAFNSLTLSPALAAVLLRPRGAPEDAPTRVMNRLLGWLFGPFNRTFARASGGYGRLVTRVSRRAVVAVAVYAGLVMLGVVGFSRVPAGFVPSQDKRYLVAIAQLPDAASLDRTEAVIRRMSEIALKQDGVEHAVAFPGLSINGFANKPNAGTIFLGLKPFEERKQASQSAAAIVQSLNQKFAGIQEAFVAVFPPPAVNGLGAVGGFKLQVEDRVGLGDSALYAATQSLLGRAYQTPTLTGEFSGFQVNVPQLFADVDRDKVKQLDIGLNDLFQTLQIYLGSEYVNDFNKFGRTYQVIAQADAPFRSGADNITQLKVQNAHGEMVPLGSVLRVKQSYGPDQVTHYNGYTTADINGSPAPGISSGEAVQTMENLASETLPNGLSYEWTELTYQQKLAGNTAVFVFPLCLLLVFLVLAAQYESWSLPVVIILIVPMCLLSAIAGVWITRGDNNVFTQIGLLVLVGLACKNAILIVEFARDLEEEGRSRFAAALEAARIRLRPILMTSFAFIMGVVPLVIARGAGAEMRHVMGIAVFSGMLGVTFFGLIFTPLFYVLVRGIAARDARRAVTPPIEVQPIHTWQRGEETAHA, from the coding sequence GTGCGTTTCTCACGTTTCTTCATCGATCGACCGATCTTCGCGATCGTGCTCTCACTGGTGATTCTCGCCAGCGGCCTCCTGGCAATCCGCGGGTTGCCGGTCAGCGAATACCCCGAGGTCACGCCGCCGACCATCAGCGTGCGCGCCGTATATCCCGGCGCCAACCCGACAGTCCTCGCCCAAACGGTGGGGACACCACTCGAGGACGCGATCAACGGTGTTGAGCATATGCTCTATATGTCGTCGTCGGCGACGGCCGACGGCGTCCTCAACCTGACAGTGACATTCGAGATCGGCACGCCCGTCGATCTCGCGCAAGTGCAGGTCCAGAATCGCGTGAGTCAAGCACTCGCGCGCCTGCCCGAAGAAGTACGCGCGTTGGGGGTAGTCACGGAGAAGCGATCGCCCGACATCACGATGGTCGTGCACCTGACTTCACCCGAGGGACGCTACGACCCGGTGTATTTGCGCAACTACGCATTGCTGAACGTGCGCAATGAATTGGCGCGGATCCCTGGTGCAGGGCAGGTAATCGTCTTCGGTGCCGGCGACTATGCCATGCGGGTGTGGCTCGACCCCAACAAGGTCGCCGCACACGATCTTTCGGCGAGTGACGTCGTGCAGGCGATCCGCGAGCAGAATCTCCAGGTGGCGGCGGGCGTCGTTGGCGCGCCACCCATGCCAACCCCTGTTGCGTATCAACTCACGGTGCGTGCGCAGGGGCGTCTCGTCGACGAGACGGAATTCGGGAACATCATCATCAAAACGGGTGCAAGTGGCGAAGTCACTCGGCTCCGCGACGTCGCCCGTATCGAGTTAGGCGCCGGTGACTTCGGGTTACGCGCGCTTCTCGACAACAAGAACGCCGTCGCGATCGTGGTCTTCCAGGCGCCGGGCTCGAACGCGCTCGCACTGTCCAGCGCGATTCGCGCGAAGATGAGCGAGCTCAAAACGCGCTTCCCGCAGGGCGTCGACTGGTCGGCGGTGTACGACCCGACGATCTTCGTGCGCGATTCGATTCGCGAAGTCATCCAGACGCTGCTCGAGGCGACGTTGATGGTCGTCATCGTCGTCGTGCTGTTCCTGCAGACGTGGCGGGCTTCGATCATCCCGCTTGCGGCCGTCCCGATCTCGATCGTCGGAACCTTCGCGGTCATGCTCGCCGCGGGCTTCTCGATCAATACGCTTTCGTTATTCGGGCTCGTGTTGGCGATCGGCATCGTCGTCGACGACGCGATCGTCGTCGTCGAGAACGTCGAACGACATATCGAGGAAGGTCTCTCGCCTCTCGAGGCAAGCCATCGGGCGATGGAGGAAGTCAGCGGGCCGATCATCGCCATCGCGCTCGTGCTCTGCGCGGTGTTCGTGCCCGTGGCGTTCATCAGCGGTCTCACCGGCCAGTTCTATCGACAGTTCGCGCTCACGATCGCGTTCTCGACGCTGATCTCCGCGTTCAATTCGCTGACGCTCTCGCCTGCGCTCGCCGCGGTCTTGTTGCGGCCGCGCGGCGCGCCCGAGGACGCACCGACGCGCGTGATGAATCGGCTGCTCGGCTGGCTCTTCGGTCCGTTCAACCGCACGTTCGCGCGTGCGTCAGGCGGCTATGGACGATTGGTGACGCGAGTCAGCCGGCGTGCCGTGGTCGCAGTCGCCGTCTACGCCGGCCTCGTTATGCTCGGCGTCGTCGGCTTCTCGCGTGTGCCGGCGGGGTTCGTGCCGAGCCAGGACAAACGCTATCTGGTCGCCATCGCCCAATTGCCAGACGCGGCGTCGCTCGATCGGACGGAGGCGGTAATTCGGCGGATGTCCGAGATCGCGCTCAAGCAGGACGGTGTCGAGCACGCGGTCGCGTTCCCGGGACTTTCCATCAACGGATTCGCGAACAAACCGAACGCGGGAACGATCTTTCTCGGACTGAAACCGTTCGAGGAACGCAAGCAGGCGAGCCAGAGCGCCGCGGCGATCGTTCAGTCGCTCAATCAGAAATTCGCCGGCATTCAAGAGGCGTTCGTCGCTGTCTTTCCTCCACCTGCGGTCAATGGGCTTGGGGCAGTGGGTGGGTTCAAGCTGCAGGTGGAGGATCGCGTCGGGCTGGGCGATTCCGCGCTCTATGCGGCGACGCAGTCGCTGCTCGGTCGCGCATACCAGACGCCGACGCTCACCGGCGAGTTCTCGGGTTTTCAGGTGAATGTCCCGCAGCTCTTTGCCGATGTCGATCGCGACAAAGTAAAGCAGCTCGATATCGGGCTGAATGATCTCTTCCAGACGCTGCAGATCTATCTCGGCTCCGAGTACGTGAATGACTTCAACAAATTCGGCCGAACGTATCAGGTGATCGCGCAGGCCGACGCGCCGTTCCGCTCGGGGGCCGACAACATCACGCAGCTCAAGGTCCAGAACGCCCACGGCGAGATGGTGCCGCTCGGCTCCGTGCTGCGAGTGAAGCAGTCCTACGGTCCCGATCAGGTCACGCATTACAACGGCTACACCACGGCCGACATCAATGGCAGCCCGGCACCCGGCATCAGTTCCGGCGAGGCGGTGCAGACGATGGAAAACCTTGCCAGCGAGACGCTGCCTAACGGCTTGAGCTATGAATGGACGGAGCTCACGTATCAGCAGAAGCTCGCCGGCAATACCGCGGTCTTCGTGTTCCCGCTCTGCCTGCTGCTCGTGTTTCTGGTATTGGCCGCCCAATACGAGAGTTGGTCGCTTCCCGTCGTGATCATTCTTATCGTTCCGATGTGCCTCTTGTCGGCGATCGCTGGTGTGTGGATCACGAGGGGTGACAACAATGTCTTCACACAGATCGGTCTCCTCGTGCTCGTCGGCCTCGCCTGCAAGAACGCAATTCTGATCGTCGAGTTTGCGCGCGATCTGGAGGAGGAGGGTCGCAGTCGATTTGCCGCCGCACTCGAGGCCGCACGCATTCGCTTGCGTCCCATTCTCATGACGTCGTTCGCCTTCATCATGGGTGTGGTGCCGCTGGTGATCGCGCGCGGCGCCGGCGCGGAGATGCGTCACGTCATGGGGATCGCGGTCTTCTCCGGAATGCTCGGCGTGACCTTCTTCGGACTCATCTTCACGCCGCTCTTCTACGTGCTCGTTCGCGGCATTGCAGCGCGCGACGCTCGTCGCGCCGTGACGCCTCCCATCGAGGTACAACCAATTCACACGTGGCAGCGCGGGGAGGAAACCGCCCATGCGTAA
- a CDS encoding SRPBCC domain-containing protein, which translates to MTEETDAVAPIRRSVVVSWSPEAAYQRFTADFAKWWPRVALSIGGRRVRRVVFECRTGGSIYEEHHDGTRFLWGTVKLLEPPTRVAFTFHSSRDASDAQYVEVSFVPDGTSTRVELLSTGWEKMSSEARRTHGGYKLAWKAALDRYAGHASATTIFFDAMSVAIDLTGGRKKFIQGSRSRMPARSSETRQ; encoded by the coding sequence ATGACAGAGGAGACAGATGCGGTTGCGCCCATTCGTCGATCCGTTGTCGTGTCCTGGAGTCCGGAAGCGGCGTACCAGCGGTTCACCGCAGACTTTGCGAAGTGGTGGCCTCGTGTCGCGCTCTCGATTGGCGGGCGCCGCGTACGCCGAGTCGTTTTCGAATGTCGGACCGGTGGAAGTATTTACGAGGAACATCACGACGGAACGCGTTTCCTCTGGGGAACCGTCAAGCTGCTGGAACCGCCGACGCGAGTGGCGTTCACGTTCCATTCGTCTCGCGACGCATCGGATGCGCAGTATGTCGAGGTATCATTTGTACCCGACGGCACTAGCACGCGCGTCGAGCTGTTGTCGACCGGCTGGGAGAAAATGAGCTCCGAGGCGCGGCGAACACATGGCGGCTACAAACTGGCGTGGAAGGCCGCCCTCGACCGGTACGCCGGCCATGCCAGCGCGACGACAATCTTCTTCGATGCAATGTCCGTTGCGATCGATCTCACCGGTGGACGTAAGAAGTTCATACAAGGCAGTCGTTCGAGAATGCCGGCACGATCGTCGGAGACACGTCAATGA
- a CDS encoding helix-turn-helix domain-containing protein has translation MTAKRQAEPLLPPRERIVAAAADLFLKQGIRGVGVEAIAEAAGTNKMTLYRHFASKDELIAEWARGIVAQKEALWDTLSAKYPDDPQQQLIEWSERVASKLAEMERRGSMLANALAELPEKDHPARRVIQAHKLREHKHIQRLCKDAGFQDADLAANLFFLLLEGAQNCVQCTGMKRVGEDLVRLVQRMVENTQQARRL, from the coding sequence ATGACTGCGAAGCGGCAGGCTGAGCCTCTACTTCCGCCGCGCGAACGAATCGTCGCCGCGGCCGCGGACCTGTTTCTCAAACAGGGGATCCGCGGCGTGGGTGTCGAAGCCATCGCGGAGGCCGCGGGCACGAACAAGATGACGCTCTACCGACACTTCGCGTCGAAAGACGAGCTGATCGCGGAGTGGGCGCGCGGAATCGTTGCTCAGAAAGAAGCGCTCTGGGATACCTTGAGCGCGAAGTACCCGGATGATCCGCAGCAGCAGTTGATCGAGTGGAGCGAGCGCGTCGCGTCGAAGCTCGCGGAGATGGAGCGCCGTGGCTCGATGCTGGCCAACGCACTGGCGGAGCTACCGGAGAAGGACCACCCGGCGCGCCGCGTGATTCAGGCGCACAAACTCCGCGAGCACAAACACATTCAGCGGCTTTGCAAGGACGCCGGCTTTCAAGATGCGGATCTCGCCGCCAATCTTTTCTTCCTGCTCCTCGAGGGCGCGCAAAACTGCGTCCAGTGCACGGGCATGAAGCGAGTCGGCGAGGACCTCGTGCGACTCGTCCAGCGGATGGTGGAGAATACGCAACAGGCGCGTCGTCTTTGA
- a CDS encoding DUF1569 domain-containing protein, translated as MKTRPEADQLIGGTPPSPHFAADIALLETATERFLVAVGKGRLSKHYLFGSLNEAEWCRWAYRHIDHHLRQFGL; from the coding sequence ATGAAAACACGACCGGAAGCAGATCAGCTCATCGGCGGCACACCACCGAGCCCACACTTCGCGGCAGACATCGCATTGCTCGAGACAGCAACCGAGCGCTTTCTCGTAGCAGTAGGGAAGGGGCGACTTTCCAAACACTACTTGTTTGGCTCGCTCAACGAGGCGGAATGGTGCCGTTGGGCATACCGCCACATCGACCATCACCTGCGCCAGTTCGGGTTGTGA
- a CDS encoding ABC transporter permease, whose translation MTKRSSLSSRFRGVVRRRRVEAELAEELDFHLQMQARKHRQMGVGDDEALRLARLEFGNIELVKEDARDVRGARPIEDLFADVRYGWRGLWRAPVFSLCVVLTNGLGVGLITSVFTIFDAYVLRPFDIRDPYSLYSVQWLDRSGHVHDFTARNAVALRTSSAAIADVTGYRTFSARLNMVPVAGDAVTANYFGVTGVRAAIGRTLRADDDYAPVVILSHALWQRSFGSDSSIIGTSLPIRGASFRVVGVAQEGFAGFFKKPRDFWIPVGAMPRTDSTRSAADNPLSIIVRLRPGVASARAQAFITAVLQSTTASLPDSSRVLRALLMSRATPVASSRSALLAFAPLFVAFALVLALACANVASMLLARGMTRQRELGTRLALGATRARIVRQLVTECVVLAMPAVAQGFGMAWLVVRLGVVALFATLPPDLTAFVRLVPIHPDARVLVFAMVTSTASAFLFGVTPALEATRIAVVDAIRGNLGGQSPSRVRGRLVIAEVIVATLLLSIAGVLLREAARLGRMDTGLHTREVVSVEVQDRARLPVLGALRQSPSVDAISTAVSLPLDMRYSTAIAIAGDSTRVPMLYNRVSASYFDLLKIDLVGGRTFTPDEEQESSGTVIVSETAAHRLWPGASPVGRLVRLELPGPGDPLARTQNARVVGVVRDVVVNSLDEGRNRPIFYLPQSLEMSACCFLVRVRGNPVATKRNLEAELEKRLPGAVDRIDVLDTFVAGALYPYRVAYWVALGLGLLALGLTVIGVYGVVAYMVSHRARELGVRIALGATARDVLGLVLLQSVRQTAAGAAIGAAVALGVVQILSANIESMPRFDGIAFLGAIGAVLVACVAAVFLPARAALRVDPSIVLRQD comes from the coding sequence ATGACGAAACGCTCATCGCTCTCGTCGCGCTTTCGCGGCGTCGTGCGCCGTCGAAGAGTTGAAGCCGAGCTGGCCGAGGAGCTGGACTTTCACCTCCAGATGCAGGCGAGAAAGCATCGCCAGATGGGAGTCGGCGACGACGAAGCCCTCCGCTTGGCGCGACTCGAGTTCGGGAACATCGAATTGGTCAAAGAGGACGCTCGCGACGTGCGCGGAGCGCGCCCGATCGAAGACCTCTTCGCTGACGTGCGGTATGGATGGCGTGGACTCTGGCGCGCTCCCGTCTTCTCTCTCTGCGTCGTTCTCACCAACGGACTCGGCGTCGGACTGATCACGAGCGTGTTCACGATCTTCGATGCATACGTCCTCCGTCCGTTCGACATACGCGATCCGTACTCACTCTATTCGGTCCAGTGGCTCGATCGATCCGGCCACGTGCACGATTTCACCGCGCGTAACGCGGTCGCATTGCGTACGTCGTCGGCTGCCATTGCCGATGTCACGGGTTATAGGACGTTCTCCGCACGGCTCAACATGGTGCCGGTCGCGGGTGATGCCGTCACCGCGAACTACTTCGGCGTCACCGGCGTGCGAGCGGCGATTGGACGGACCCTTCGCGCCGATGACGATTACGCGCCGGTGGTTATCCTGAGTCACGCCCTCTGGCAAAGGAGCTTCGGGTCGGACTCGAGCATCATCGGGACGTCGCTGCCGATTCGTGGCGCGAGCTTTCGCGTTGTCGGAGTGGCGCAGGAGGGTTTCGCCGGCTTCTTCAAGAAGCCGCGGGATTTCTGGATACCAGTCGGCGCAATGCCCCGTACCGATTCAACTCGGAGCGCCGCCGACAATCCACTATCGATCATCGTTAGGCTACGGCCCGGGGTGGCGAGCGCCCGAGCGCAGGCGTTCATCACCGCAGTACTGCAATCGACAACCGCTTCGCTACCAGACAGCAGTCGCGTGCTGCGGGCATTGCTCATGTCCCGCGCGACGCCGGTTGCTTCATCCCGCAGCGCGTTACTCGCTTTCGCGCCGCTCTTCGTGGCCTTCGCGCTCGTCCTCGCCCTCGCGTGCGCAAACGTCGCGAGCATGCTGCTCGCTCGCGGCATGACGCGTCAACGCGAGCTCGGAACGCGACTGGCGCTCGGTGCAACTCGCGCGCGGATCGTTAGGCAGCTGGTGACGGAATGCGTCGTCCTGGCGATGCCCGCCGTCGCCCAGGGGTTCGGAATGGCGTGGCTGGTCGTCCGTTTGGGGGTCGTTGCGCTTTTTGCGACCCTGCCACCGGACCTCACGGCGTTCGTCCGTCTCGTGCCGATCCATCCGGACGCTCGCGTGCTCGTCTTCGCCATGGTCACCTCGACCGCGTCAGCGTTTCTCTTCGGTGTCACGCCCGCGCTGGAGGCGACACGGATTGCCGTCGTCGACGCCATTCGCGGCAACCTTGGCGGCCAGTCGCCGAGCCGTGTACGCGGGCGGCTCGTGATCGCGGAAGTGATCGTCGCCACGCTTCTTCTCAGCATCGCCGGTGTGCTGCTGCGAGAGGCGGCGCGCCTGGGACGCATGGACACTGGACTGCACACTCGTGAGGTCGTCTCGGTCGAGGTGCAGGATCGGGCGCGGCTACCCGTACTTGGCGCGCTGCGACAGAGTCCGTCCGTCGACGCAATCTCGACCGCGGTCTCCCTTCCGCTCGACATGCGGTACTCGACGGCTATCGCGATTGCCGGCGACTCGACGCGTGTGCCGATGTTATACAATCGTGTGTCGGCGTCGTACTTCGATTTGCTGAAGATCGATCTCGTCGGCGGGCGAACGTTCACGCCCGATGAGGAGCAGGAGTCCAGCGGAACGGTGATCGTGAGCGAGACGGCGGCCCATCGACTCTGGCCGGGCGCCAGCCCGGTTGGCCGCCTCGTTAGGCTCGAGCTGCCGGGGCCGGGCGATCCACTCGCCCGCACGCAAAACGCGCGTGTCGTTGGGGTCGTGCGCGATGTCGTCGTGAACTCGCTCGACGAGGGCCGCAATCGCCCCATATTCTACCTTCCGCAATCGTTGGAGATGTCAGCTTGCTGCTTTCTCGTCCGCGTGCGTGGCAACCCGGTCGCGACCAAACGGAATCTCGAGGCGGAGCTGGAGAAGCGGCTACCAGGAGCGGTCGACCGCATCGATGTGCTCGACACGTTCGTTGCCGGGGCCTTGTATCCGTACCGAGTGGCCTACTGGGTTGCACTCGGTCTTGGGCTTCTCGCGCTTGGCCTCACGGTGATCGGCGTCTATGGTGTCGTCGCTTATATGGTGAGCCATCGTGCTCGCGAGCTCGGCGTGCGGATCGCCCTCGGTGCAACGGCCAGAGACGTCCTCGGGCTCGTTCTCTTGCAGTCCGTGCGACAGACCGCCGCCGGCGCCGCAATTGGCGCGGCCGTCGCGCTTGGCGTCGTCCAGATTCTGAGTGCAAATATCGAGAGCATGCCACGATTCGACGGCATCGCGTTTCTCGGCGCGATCGGCGCAGTGCTGGTGGCCTGTGTCGCGGCAGTGTTCCTGCCGGCACGCGCGGCACTGCGCGTGGACCCCAGCATCGTGTTGCGACAGGACTAG
- a CDS encoding PadR family transcriptional regulator, producing MTTRLDLLQGTLDLLILRTLAAGPRHGWAVSERIQETSRDVLRVNQGSLYPALHRLEQQGWISSDWGVSELGRRARFYQLTPAGRKQLRDESEQWAQFSAAVGRVLRFA from the coding sequence ATGACCACACGCCTCGACCTGCTCCAGGGAACGCTCGATCTCCTCATCCTTCGCACGCTCGCGGCCGGCCCGCGCCACGGGTGGGCCGTCTCCGAGCGCATTCAGGAGACGTCGCGCGACGTGCTCCGCGTGAATCAAGGCTCACTGTACCCCGCCCTGCATCGACTCGAGCAACAAGGATGGATCTCGTCGGACTGGGGGGTCTCGGAGCTTGGCCGTCGCGCGAGGTTCTACCAACTCACGCCCGCTGGACGCAAGCAGTTGCGTGACGAGTCAGAACAATGGGCGCAATTCTCGGCAGCGGTCGGCCGCGTGCTACGATTCGCATGA
- a CDS encoding YncE family protein, translating to MTPAGWSASAVAVAGAARGPLRVLRDIPLPGPANRFDYQSVDPAKGRLYMSHMNAGRVVVFDLDSSRVVAEVNGTPRVTGIWVVAEHNTVYASAAGNHEVVAIDDQTLKVVAHIGGIRFPDGIAYAPAEHKVFVSDESGGADVVIDARTNKKIATIDLGGEAGNTHYDSVSHCILVAVQTRNQLVAIDPATDKIVARYDLPGSDHPHGFAIDEPGRLAFVSCEGNGKLLVVDLHTMKVLSSHTVGDDPDVLAWDPAWRRLYIASEGGVLSSFVADGATLHPVGEIRAAHAHTVAVDPRTHRVYLPLENIDGHPVLRVLTP from the coding sequence ATGACCCCTGCTGGCTGGTCCGCGTCCGCCGTGGCCGTCGCCGGCGCGGCGCGCGGACCGCTGCGCGTCCTGCGAGATATTCCGCTTCCCGGGCCGGCCAATCGTTTCGACTATCAGAGTGTCGATCCGGCGAAAGGCCGCCTCTACATGAGTCACATGAACGCGGGCCGCGTCGTCGTGTTCGATCTCGACTCGTCACGCGTGGTCGCCGAGGTGAACGGTACTCCTCGCGTGACAGGAATCTGGGTCGTAGCGGAGCACAATACCGTATACGCCTCGGCGGCCGGCAATCACGAAGTGGTCGCGATCGATGATCAAACGCTCAAGGTCGTCGCACACATTGGTGGGATCCGCTTTCCCGACGGCATCGCCTACGCGCCGGCAGAACACAAGGTATTCGTGTCCGACGAGTCGGGGGGCGCGGACGTCGTGATCGACGCGCGGACCAACAAGAAGATCGCGACGATCGATCTGGGCGGCGAAGCAGGGAACACCCATTACGACTCGGTGTCGCACTGCATTCTCGTTGCCGTACAAACACGCAATCAGCTCGTCGCCATCGATCCGGCGACCGACAAGATCGTGGCTCGATACGATCTACCAGGCTCCGATCATCCGCATGGCTTCGCGATCGACGAACCAGGGCGACTGGCGTTCGTCTCGTGTGAGGGCAACGGAAAGCTCCTTGTCGTGGACCTACATACGATGAAGGTGCTGTCGTCACACACCGTCGGCGACGATCCCGATGTGCTGGCCTGGGACCCTGCGTGGCGACGACTCTACATCGCATCCGAGGGCGGTGTTCTGAGCAGCTTCGTCGCCGACGGCGCAACCCTGCATCCCGTGGGCGAGATCAGAGCGGCTCATGCGCACACGGTTGCCGTCGATCCGCGAACGCATCGCGTCTATCTCCCTCTCGAGAACATCGACGGCCACCCGGTGCTTCGGGTACTCACTCCATGA
- a CDS encoding efflux RND transporter periplasmic adaptor subunit — MNTTGFTVGRLTFWATALLAAATASGCKRAESAPPPPQVTVAPALTRPVADEEEFTGHFDAVNSVEVRPRVSGFVERVSFAEGAIVHQGDILFTIDARPYDADMARADAMLEQARTRKQLADMELERAQRLVATQAISREELDARTSERAQSDAAVRAADAAVRVARLNLEWTVVRAPITGRVSRAEITTGNLVQAGPPASTLLTTIVSLDPMYVYFDCDEQAYLKYLRGGDRGASGGTRPIGEPVYVGLAGEAGFPHQGTLDFIDNRVDRTVGTIRVRARMPNTSLAFTPGLFARVRLVAGERHAATLIQDRAIGTDQDRKFVLVLKEDNTLAYRPIAIGRLVDGLRVVESGLEPGERVVVNGLMRVRPGMKVVAQPTAMTTDVAAVSPAAR; from the coding sequence ATGAATACTACTGGCTTTACCGTCGGGCGCCTGACATTCTGGGCGACGGCGCTCCTCGCCGCCGCGACGGCGAGCGGATGCAAGAGGGCCGAATCCGCGCCCCCGCCACCGCAGGTCACGGTCGCTCCCGCGCTCACCCGCCCGGTCGCCGACGAGGAGGAGTTCACCGGACACTTCGACGCCGTGAACAGCGTCGAGGTCCGGCCGCGCGTCAGCGGCTTCGTCGAGCGCGTCTCATTTGCCGAGGGCGCCATCGTTCATCAGGGCGACATCCTGTTCACGATCGACGCACGCCCTTACGACGCCGACATGGCGCGCGCCGACGCAATGCTCGAACAAGCGCGCACGCGGAAGCAGCTCGCCGACATGGAGCTCGAGCGCGCGCAACGACTCGTCGCCACGCAAGCGATCTCGCGCGAAGAGCTCGATGCTCGCACGAGCGAGCGCGCCCAGAGCGACGCGGCTGTTCGCGCCGCAGATGCAGCGGTTCGTGTGGCGCGGCTCAATCTCGAGTGGACGGTCGTCCGCGCACCTATCACCGGCCGCGTGAGTCGCGCCGAGATCACCACCGGGAACCTCGTCCAGGCTGGACCTCCCGCGTCCACACTGCTCACGACGATCGTTTCGCTGGACCCGATGTATGTGTACTTCGACTGCGACGAGCAGGCGTATCTCAAGTACCTGCGCGGCGGCGACCGCGGCGCCTCAGGCGGCACGCGGCCCATCGGCGAGCCCGTCTACGTTGGTCTCGCCGGGGAAGCGGGATTTCCGCATCAGGGAACGCTCGACTTCATCGACAACCGCGTCGACCGCACCGTGGGAACGATTCGTGTGCGAGCGCGGATGCCTAACACCTCACTCGCCTTCACACCTGGACTGTTTGCTCGCGTCCGGCTCGTCGCAGGGGAACGCCACGCCGCGACGTTGATACAGGATCGAGCGATCGGGACCGATCAGGATCGGAAGTTCGTGCTCGTCTTGAAAGAGGACAACACGCTCGCGTACCGGCCGATCGCGATCGGACGCCTCGTCGATGGACTTCGCGTCGTCGAGTCCGGGCTCGAGCCTGGCGAGCGCGTCGTCGTGAATGGCCTCATGCGCGTCCGTCCCGGAATGAAAGTGGTCGCCCAACCGACGGCGATGACCACCGATGTCGCTGCCGTCTCGCCAGCCGCTCGATAG
- a CDS encoding PadR family transcriptional regulator, whose amino-acid sequence MSESLAVTKGTLDVIVLRALAWREMHGFEIVSWIEDSTRETLDLTDAAVYQALYRMEKRGLVKAVWGVTENNRRARYYRLTKPGNAHLHNETRRWLEYSSLITGLLTAPIAAR is encoded by the coding sequence ATGAGCGAATCCCTCGCCGTCACCAAGGGAACGTTGGACGTCATCGTCCTTCGCGCGCTCGCGTGGCGCGAGATGCACGGCTTCGAGATCGTCAGCTGGATCGAGGACTCGACCAGGGAAACACTCGATCTCACCGACGCCGCCGTGTACCAGGCGCTCTACCGAATGGAGAAGCGCGGACTCGTCAAGGCGGTGTGGGGCGTGACCGAGAACAACCGCCGCGCCAGGTACTACCGGTTGACGAAGCCCGGCAATGCCCATCTGCATAACGAGACGCGGCGTTGGCTCGAGTACTCTTCGCTCATCACTGGATTGCTCACCGCTCCCATCGCCGCGAGATAG